One Benincasa hispida cultivar B227 chromosome 5, ASM972705v1, whole genome shotgun sequence genomic window carries:
- the LOC120078026 gene encoding homeobox-leucine zipper protein PROTODERMAL FACTOR 2-like has product MLPETETELPKTEELMHEPSMEKESDHEEQSDPEKDGPDEHSCSVDIFYNDQLDFLEVQRINNIMRAAYKEFMEIAIKAKPWIFDPPPLGSVEDLQEMFHTPPPHGSTVECSVQSAILPISSRLLISLMMDGERWASMFSNIICSGSDDNNDVLTPLKKFWSTGYSSWEVILLNAQFRLPAEFLPRWSTRFLRFKTTVMDVEDTYAIFDVSTDYFENTTADSTQKIEYKRRPSGVIIRPCGLLSEVIWIENAEVQKIDIPKNMSSTFTPNFHLTARQWISIISQNLKRRHSKILTTEMFDECIDIPDLLTIGDKLRKFFLETVNPFPTERTCDLFSDDKIRILRDVKASSIGYRNDFIATSTVRIAETPTRLLTFLDIDNATFQWTSIKSQAQLKLAAAFLTTDESSCTSLSVKIETGDDEDFMGHKFFLQESTENEYCSFVLSSQMTEADVHIALLPRFCRNSLFLRPSGFAVMPAGPGGLQSEASFVTIYLRRELKNMEVDRVIEAMSWHMNAVIDRISNTRLPYIIDEDIEQNTPNQ; this is encoded by the exons ATGTTGCCTGAAACGGAAACTGAGTTACCCAAGACTGAGGAATTGATGCACGAACCATCCATGGAAAAGGAATCTGATCATGAAGAACAGTCTGATCCAGAAAAAGATGGCCCTGATGAG CATTCGTGCTCGGTGgacattttttacaatgatcaACTCGACTTCCTAGAAGTGCAAaggataaataatataatgagAGCCGCTTACAAGGAATTCATGGAAATAGCTATAAAAGCAAAGCCTTGGATTTTCGATCCTCCACCACTAGGTTCAGTAGAGGATTTACAAGAGATGTTCCACACTCCACCACCTCATGGATCTACGGTTGAATGTTCCGTCCAGAGTGCAATCCTTCCTATTTCTTCACGTTTGCTGATCTCACTAATGATGGATGGG GAGCGATGGGCTTCGATGTTTTCCAACATAATTTGTTCTGGATCAGATGATAACAATGATGTTCTCACTCCTTTGAAAAAATTCTGGTCAACGGGTTATTCTTCTTGGGAAGTTATATTG CTCAATGCCCAGTTTAGACTGCCAGCTGAATTCCTGCCGAGATGGAGCACTCGCTTCTTGAGATTTAAGACAACGGTCATGGACGTGGAAGATACATACGCAATTTTCGATGTGTCAACTGATTATTTCGAGAATACGACAGCTGATTCTACACAGAAAATTGAATACAAGCGGAGGCCTTCAGGAGTGATAATTCGGCCGTGTGGTCTTCTGTCTGAG GTTATATGGATTGAAAATGCAGAAGTGCAGAAGATTGATATCCCTAAAAATATGTCCTCAACATTCACTCCAAACTTTCATTTAACTGCAAGACAATGGATCAGCATCATATCACAAAATTTGAAACGTAGACATAGCAAGATATTGACTACAGAGATGTTCGATGAATGCATTG ATATACCTGACTTGTTGACAATTGGGGACAAGCTGAGGAAATTCTTTCTAGAAACAGTTAATCCTTTTCCAACAGAAAGAACATGCGATTTGTTTTCTGATGATAAAATAAGGATTTTGAGAGACGTGAAAGCAAGTTCCATTGGCTATCGCAATGATTTTATTGCCACAAGTACCGTACGTATTGCTGAAACCCCCACCAGACTGTTAACATTTCTAGACATAGATAATGCGACATTTCAG TGGACAAGCATAAAATCACAAGCACAGCTCAAGCTGGCAGCTGCGTTTTTGACAACAGATGAAAGTTCTTGTACTTCTTTAAGTGTGAAAATAGAAACAGGAGATGATGAGGATTTTATG GGCCATAAATTTTTCCTACAAGAGTCTACAGAGAATGAATATTGCTCCTTCGTCCTATCATCACAAATGACAGAAGCGGATGTTCACATCGCTCTCCTACCGAGGTTTTGTAGGAATAGTTTGTTTTTGCGACCTTCTGGTTTTGCTGTAATGCCTGCTGGACCGGGAGGACTACAGTCCGAGGCATCATTCGTGACCATATACTTACGTCGGGAGCTCAAAAATATGGAAGTTGATCGAGTAATTGAAGCAATGAGTTGGCACATGAATGCTGTCATTGATCGGATATCTAATACTCGATTGCCATACATTATAGACGAGGACATTGAACAGAATACCCCTAACCAGTGA
- the LOC120078125 gene encoding glutathionyl-hydroquinone reductase YqjG, with translation MPTGSGPVFAATNSPAPPRYPPPATSTKKPARCHVITRMSRNQSPSSGPKSPTSSSSSSSSSSSSLLASITNLLWGPSLPPGLLVATARTAWETTWQLMMGQLAPSDTSGGYTRPISQFRATKISTNNLHLYVGLPCPWAHRTLIVRALKGLENAVPVSIAGPGSDGSWEFRENPTAENETLNPGLDKANRCKTLKEVYRMKRGGYNGRSTVPMLWDVEKREVICNESSDIIQIFNSGLNGLAENPDLDLSPPLLKRKIEEWNSIIYPNVNNGVYRCGFAQSQKAYDKAVDELFSTLDVLDDHLGRSRYLCGESLTLADVCLFTTLIRFDLVYNVLFKCTKKKLLEYDNLHGYMRDIYQIPKVSATCNFTAIMDGYYKTLFPLNPGNIRPTIPASCYHEALSVPSKRGSLPFLDRSKQVSV, from the exons atgcCGACGGGCTCCGGCCCCGTCTTTGCCGCCACCAACTCCCCCGCTCCCCCGCGTTATCCACCACCGGCGACTTCAACAAAAAAGCCGGCCAGATGCCACGTCATCACCAGAATGTCCCGTAACCAAAGCCCATCGAGCGGCCCAAAATCTCCAacctcatcatcatcatcatcatcatcatcatcttcttctctcttagCCTCAATCACCAATCTCTTATGGGGCCCTTCTCTCCCGCCTGGGCTCCTCGTAGCCACCGCCCGGACCGCCTGGGAAACCACGTGGCAGCTCATGATGGGCCAGCTCGCCCCCTCCGATACCTCCGGTGGCTACACAAGACCCATTTCCCAATTTCGCGCCACCAAAATTTCCACAAACAATCTCCATCTCTACGTTGGCCTTCCATGTCCATGGGCTCACCGGACGTTGATCGTCCGAGCCCTAAAAGGCCTCGAAAACGCCGTACCAGTCTCCATCGCGGGTCCTGGGTCCGACGGATCGTGGGAATTCCGGGAGAATCCAACGGCTGAAAATGAAACCCTAAACCCGGGATTGGATAAGGCAAATAGGTGTAAAACTTTGAAAGAAGTTTACAGAATGAAACGAGGAGGCTACAATGGAAGATCTACTGTGCCAATGCTGTGGGATGTAGAGAAGAGGGAGGTGATTTGCAATGAAAGTTCTGATATAATTCAGATTTTCAATTCGGGTCTCAATGGATTGGCTGAGAATCCAGATTTGGATCTCTCACCGCCATTGTTGAAAAGGAAGATTGAAGAATGGAATAGCATTATATATCCTAATGTCAACAATGGAGTTTATAG ATGTGGGTTTGCTCAGAGTCAAAAAGCATACGACAAAGCTGTCGATGAGCTATTTTCAACTCTCGACGTGTTAGATGACCATTTGGGACGGTCACGATACTTGTGTGGTGAAAGTTTGACTCTGGCTGATGTTTGCTTGTTTACAACATTGATTCGGTTTGATCTGGTGTATAATGTTCTGTTTAAATGCACCAAGAAGAAGCTACTTGAGTATGATAATCTTCATGGATACATGAGAGACATTTATCAG ATTCCAAAGGTTTCAGCAACTTGCAACTTTACAGCAATAATGGATGGCTATTACAAAACATTATTTCCACTAAACCCAGGGAATATTCGACCAACCATTCCTGCCAGTTGTTATCATGAAGCACTCTCAGTACCTTCCAAAAGAGGCTCACTGCCATTCTTAGACAGAAGCAAGCAGGTTTCAGTTTGA
- the LOC120078377 gene encoding putative F-box protein At1g32420 — protein MAEEHNNPLTDDITIEILQHFSLRSLAVANCVSKLWQSFISTKSLLHTPLSPPIRHGFFFQSSHIPKNGVPIHFFPSSPTSLNKTHFPNLRLLASSNGLLLCGKPNQNPIIHYSVFNPSTNQLIPIPKPTNLIAAVKIGFHSHNSVAFTILRFVNFGIRPMEIFTSETGEWRRLCFDLVIDSLFLPFEGPSAAVLNGVFYWLEFDSFIYAFDLLRNEFFEMEFPTEETEYRRNALSRCLAVTGGRLLMASTDGEFVEIRVLQDRDCSWGLKCRLSVETLVGINANTLCATAAAADRRKFIGIVGFQGRDSERIYLNTTEVVICCDIETGKVEIVHRFDASLGCTDVSNFRFFPYESL, from the coding sequence ATGGCGGAGGAGCATAACAATCCCTTAACAGATGACATAACAATCGAAATTCTTCAACACTTCTCTCTAAGATCACTCGCCGTTGCCAACTGCGTCTCTAAGCTCTGGCAATCCTTCATTTCCACCAAATCTCTCCTTCACACTCCTCTTTCCCCTCCAATCCGCCACGGCTTCTTCTTTCAGAGCTCCCACATCCCCAAAAATGGCGTTCCCATTCACTTCTTCCCTTCATCTCCCACTTCTCTAAACAAAACCCATTTCCCCAATCTCCGTCTTCTCGCCTCCAGCAATGGCCTTCTTCTCTGCGGCAAACCCAATCAAAACCCCATCATCCATTACTCCGTTTTCAATCCTTCCACCAATCAACTCATTCCCATCCCCAAACCCACCAATCTCATCGCCGCCGTCAAAATCGGCTTCCACTCCCACAATTCTGTTGCTTTCACCATCCTTCGATTTGTGAATTTTGGGATCAGACCAATGGAGATTTTCACTTCAGAAACAGGGGAATGGCGGCGGTTGTGTTTTGATTTGGTGATCGACTCGTTGTTTTTGCCGTTTGAAGGACCATCAGCGGCTGTCTTAAACGGAGTGTTCTACTGGTTGGAATTTGATTCCTTTATTTACGCTTTTGATTTGCTTagaaatgagttttttgaaatgGAATTTCCTACTGAAGAAACAGAGTATCGCCGGAATGCGTTGTCTCGCTGCCTCGCCGTCACCGGTGGGAGGCTGCTGATGGCGTCGACCGATGGGGAGTTTGTTGAGATTAGGGTTCTTCAGGATAGAGATTGTTCGTGGGGTTTGAAGTGTAGATTGAGCGTTGAAACTCTTGTTGGCATTAACGCAAACACCTTGTGTGCAACTGCTGCGGCGGCGGATCGGCGGAAATTTATCGGGATTGTGGGGTTTCAAGGAAGGGATTCGGAAAGAATTTACTTGAACACGACGGAGGTTGTGATTTGTTGCGATATTGAAACTGGAAAAGTTGAGATTGTTCATAGATTTGATGCAAGTTTGGGGTGTACGGATGTTTCTAACTTTAGGTTTTTCCCATATGAGTCCCTTTAG